One part of the Archocentrus centrarchus isolate MPI-CPG fArcCen1 unplaced genomic scaffold, fArcCen1 scaffold_63_ctg1, whole genome shotgun sequence genome encodes these proteins:
- the fxn gene encoding LOW QUALITY PROTEIN: frataxin, mitochondrial (The sequence of the model RefSeq protein was modified relative to this genomic sequence to represent the inferred CDS: inserted 1 base in 1 codon), with amino-acid sequence MLFSSKTPSVYSLICRLVNTKFNMVTRERNKELSNQFRRLSGLPWVRPFIKHTLQPVCHPSKQVSCFGSRINGGRWSKNIYLTSTNQEKDTLVQISELSEAAYERLADETLDALADYFEDLTDEAFTGVDYDVVFSSGVLTVKVGGDHGTYVINKQTPNRQXWLSSPSSGPKRYDWNGGCWVYTHDGISLHQLLSKEFSIIFNKNIDLSDLPHS; translated from the exons ATGCTTTTCTCCTCTAAAACTCCAAGTGTTTATTCACTGATCTGTCGGCTTGTGAACACAAAGTTCAACATGGTGACACGGGAGAGAAACAAGGAGCTCTCGAACCAG TTCCGGAGATTGTCTGGCCTCCCGTGGGTTCGTCCATTCATTAAACATACGCTGCAACCTGTCTGTCATCCTTCAAAGCAAGTAAG ttgttttgggAGCAGAATTAATGGTGGTAGGTGGAGCAAAAACATCTACCTGACATCAACAAATCAGGAAAAAGACACCCTTGTACAGATAAG TGAGTTGTCTGAAGCAGCATACGAGAGGCTGGCTGATGAGACTTTGGATGCTCTGGCTGATTACTTTGAAGACCTGACAGATGAAGCTTTCACTGGAGTAGACTATGATGTCGTCTTCTCT AGTGGTGTTCTGACGGTGAAGGTGGGTGGGGACCATGGTACCTATGTCATCAACAAACAGACACCAAACAGAC TCTGGCTTTCTTCTCCTAGCAG TGGACCCAAGCGCTATGACTGGAATGGTGGATGCTGGGTGTATACTCATGATGGAATTAGCCtccaccagctgctttctaAGGAGTTTTCCATTatctttaataaaaacattgacCTGTCTGACTTGCCCCATTCCTAA